One genomic window of Cydia splendana chromosome 16, ilCydSple1.2, whole genome shotgun sequence includes the following:
- the LOC134797856 gene encoding uncharacterized protein LOC134797856: protein MKWLALFSLVAATVLQQPAPLVRTRGGYVRGRVSRDGRLVEYLGIPYGTVNDENRFKAPLPPPAWDGVFEAVNTNTRCPQTIMGTVIIGNPDCLKLNVYTPTRTRGKLLPVMVYIHGGCFFEGTGSAFLYGADYFVEHGVVFVGINYRLNVEGFLCLGTEDAPGNAGLKDQVAALRWIKDNIEAFGGNPDSVTLFGESAGAVSSSFLVLSQAARGLFHRVILQSGSTLAPWALQHDPIRTASALVKQFGYNTKDPYEIYNILRNKTVNELIKVKAFDNQNYVSSDTLFVPCIEKNLPGIEPIVTEYPTSIIESGNYTKVPMIIGFNDNEGIYFVAKDYGNSLKSIDPKENLHLDLEFPTELDRNSTVEIIKSHYFPPEKDELILNMVDLYSDLHFKFPSVIESDLYAKTTDKPIYFYLFKYGGYRNMAKIIVGYGATGGASHADELFYLFKPHSIPFPHQLERRMIKRMVTLWTNFAKYGDPTPTTSPLLPFRWQPGRASNPSALVIDGQLSTAKLWDYATVDLWNQTYSKYRRKLYGFQLVADATQKLCNRPTSKLLLELQQRGAYSPFPGKLAADLVGAGRCKWRALCYVKAVACIFTPEVRVEQGVLRGLRSISGQRRYYGIPYAVSERFQPPRNPPPWRGTFLAVNRFGACAQSVSFLTLGSEHCLHLDVYTPATSSKLPVLVFIHGGAYYYGTKAHYDPEYLVTKNVIAVIINYRVGVLGFLCLNGVANLGLKDQVAALKWIRRNIAAFGGDPDNVTIAGQSAGASAAAMHLLSKSSDGLFHKAIFMSGTPLSPWAFNLEPLEPAFEDASKLGLVKTERDVYNTFMNATLKDLLKTTHDRSVSTRYFKYSPCIDVNFPESFFRDTPYKVIQSKYFRPIPMVLGYADVEGMLFYGLNSDRDFQEWDSKFDHRLPSVFSLCSKLEKRKIVNKLRSYYFRSKKISSKNVKGVVNYYSDWIAYASVNAFSKLIVDKSAPVYSYMFSYEGGRNFAKGLIGYKAGLRGASHSDDIFYIFKPAGLGLPVSSEDRLFIERLTTMLANFMKFGDPTPHRTPLLPVPWPRANASLSTPTLRLDSQSTVIPAPESHQGRLLMKLLCRYGQKGFVPCESEDRCGKE, encoded by the exons GCTCCGCTGCCCCCGCCAGCCTGGGACGGCGTGTTCGAAGCCGTGAACACCAACACGCGCTGCCCGCAGACCATCATGGGCACCGTCATCATCGGCAACCCCGACTGCCTCAAGCTCAACGTGTACACCCCCACCAGGACCAGGGGAAAACTCCTCCCAGTCATGGTCTATATACATGGAGGATGCTTCTTCGAGGGAACTGGCTCTGCCTTTCTCTATGGAGCTGATTACTTCGTCGAGCACGGAGTTGTATTCGTTGGCATCAACTATAGACTGAACGTTGAAGGTTTCTTATGTTTAGGAACAGAGGATGCGCCGGGAAATGCTGGACTCAAAGACCAGGTAGCTGCCTTGAGATGGATCAAAGATAATATAGAAGCTTTTGGAGGAAATCCGGATAGCGTGACGCTGTTTGGAGAAAGCGCTGGCGCTGTTTCTTCGTCCTTTCTAGTGCTTTCACAAGCCGCTAGAGGACTCTTCCATAGAGTTATACTTCAGAGTGGTTCTACGCTTGCGCCCTGGGCTTTGCAGCATGATCCTATAAGGACAGCTAGCGCTCTAGTCAAACAATTCGGATATAATACCAAAGATCCTTACGAAATATACAATATTTTAAGAAACAAAACCGTAAACGAACTAATAAAAGTTAAGGCTTTTGATAATCAAAACTACGTCTCATCTGATACTCTCTTTGTACCTTGCATTGAGAAAAATTTGCCAGGAATCGAACCTATAGTCACTGAATATCCTACAAGTATAATCGAATCTGGAAACTACACCAAAGTCCCTATGATAATAGGCTTTAACGACAACGAAGGGATATACTTTGTAGCTAAAGATTACGGAAATAGTCTGAAATCGATAGATCCCAAAGAAAATTTACATCTAGATTTAGAGTTTCCTACAGAACTGGATAGGAACAGCACAGTAGAGATAATAAAGAGTCATTACTTTCCCCCAGAAAAAGACGAACTAATCCTTAACATGGTGGATTTGTATTCAGATTTGCACTTCAAGTTTCCATCAGTGATCGAGTCGGACTTGTACGCAAAGACGACAGACAAGCCGATATACTTCTATCTGTTCAAGTACGGAGGGTACAGAAACATGGCGAAGATCATCGTGGGGTACGGGGCGACGGGAGGGGCGTCTCATGCCGATGAGCTGTTCTACTTGTTCAAGCCTCATTCTATCCCGTTCCCGCATCAGCTGGAGCGGCGCATGATCAAGCGCATGGTCACGCTTTGGACCAACTTCGCCAAATACGG TGATCCAACGCCAACGACATCACCCCTGTTGCCGTTCCGGTGGCAGCCTGGCCGCGCCAGCAACCCCTCAGCTCTAGTCATCGACGGCCAACTCTCCACGGCTAAGCTGTGGGACTACGCTACTGTAGACCTGTGGAACCAGACCTACAGCAAGTATAGGAGGAAACTGTATGGGTTTCAA TTGGTGGCGGATGCCACTCAAAAGTTATGCAACAGACCGACCTCAAAACTGCTGCTGGAACTGCAGCAGCGGGGGGCGTACTCGCCTTTCCCCGGGAAGCTGGCCGCTGacctggttggagccggccgctgcaaatggcgtg CACTGTGCTACGTGAAGGCGGTAGCGTGTATCTTTACCCCAGAGGTCAGGGTCGAGCAGGGGGTGCTAAGGGGACTTCGCAGCATTTCTGGCCAGCGGAGATACTATGGGATACCTTATGCTGTCAGTGAGAGATTTCAG CCCCCGAGAAACCCTCCTCCTTGGCGCGGCACGTTCCTCGCCGTCAACCGCTTCGGCGCGTGCGCACAGAGCGTCTCCTTCCTCACGCTCGGCTCCGAGCACTGCCTCCATCTGGACGTCTACACTCCAGCCACCAGCTCCAAGCTACCAGTCCTGGTATTCATCCACGGAGGGGCCTACTACTACGGCACTAAAGCACACTACGATCCTGAGTATCTGGTCACCAAAAATGTAATAGCAGTCATTATCAACTATAGAGTCGGAGTATTAGGCTTCTTATGCTTGAATGGAGTCGCCAATTTAGGCTTGAAAGACCAAGTTGCGGCTCTAAAGTGGATAAGGAGGAATATAGCTGCGTTTGGAGGAGATCCGGACAATGTGACGATAGCGGGACAGAGTGCAGGCGCTAGTGCAGCTGCTATGCATTTACTCTCGAAATCTAGTGATGGGTTATTTCATAAAGCTATCTTTATGAGTGGAACCCCTTTAAGCCCTTGGGCGTTTAACTTGGAGCCTTTAGAACCAGCTTTTGAAGACGCTAGtaaactcggtctagtgaaaactGAACGAGACGTATACAACACTTTTATGAACGCGACATTGAAAGATCTATTAAAAACCACGCACGATAGGTCAGTGAGCACCAGATATTTCAAATATTCTCCATGTATAGATGTCAATTTTCCAGAGTCTTTCTTTCGGGATACTCCTTACAAAGTCATTCAGTCTAAATATTTTAGGCCAATCCCAATGGTTCTTGGATACGCGGACGTCGAAGGCATGTTGTTCTACGGACTAAACAGCGATCGAGACTTTCAAGAATGGGACTCAAAATTCGACCATAGACTACCATCAGTGTTTTCCTTGTGTTCTAAACTAGAGAAGAGGAAGATAGTCAATAAACTACGCTCATATTACTTTAGGAGTAAGAAGATTAGCAGTAAAAACGTGAAAGGTGTAGTGAACTATTACTCTGACTGGATTGCGTATGCATCAGTGAATGCGTTTTCGAAACTGATTGTGGATAAGTCAGCGCCTGTATACAGTTACATGTTTTCGTACGAAGGCGGCCGGAACTTTGCTAAGGGGCTGATCGGGTATAAGGCAGGATTGAGAGGCGCGTCGCACTCTGACGATATCTTCTACATCTTCAAGCCGGCGGGACTGGGGCTGCCAGTGTCGTCGGAGGATAGGCTGTTCATAGAGCGACTGACTACTATGCTGGCTAACTTTATGAAGTTTGG CGACCCCACCCCCCACCGGACTCCACTCCTCCCAGTACCCTGGCCACGCGCCAACGCATCTCTCAGCACGCCCACGTTGCGCCTGGACAGCCAGTCCACCGTGATACCCGCCCCTGAGTCGCATCAAGGCCGTTTGCTGATGAAACTGCTGTGCCGGTACGGTCAGAAAGGGTTCGTGCCTTGTGAGAGTGAAGATCGCTGTGGAAAAGAGTAG